A genomic region of Catalinimonas niigatensis contains the following coding sequences:
- a CDS encoding IS110 family RNA-guided transposase gives MKRFIGLDVSKKTFTVAFPLEEDYQVAEFTNDVAGIDTLMPLLNKQEDHLIMEATGHYSGLLAYTLCHEGYQVSVINPKQASYFAKMQLSITKTDVQDAKMLSCYGQLIKPELFKPHSDVLLKIQHKRVVIRQLKKQQHALECIGKEQPWRYCSDEQAEQVSKEALQFIKDKIKELEKSLCQLAQREFSTLIELLVSVKGIGKSISTALITATGGFQLFDTPKQFAKFLGIAPCHHQSGTSVKWNRGMNRGGDPHLRALLFMGSWSAIRYNSSCKALYQRLRAAGKPGYVALIAVCNKLIRQIFAVVKSSKKYIDNYEEKQSPSNKKIQNNLAF, from the coding sequence ATGAAAAGATTCATTGGCCTTGATGTATCAAAGAAAACTTTTACAGTAGCATTTCCACTTGAGGAAGATTATCAGGTAGCAGAATTCACTAACGATGTGGCAGGCATTGATACATTGATGCCATTGCTCAATAAACAAGAAGATCATCTGATCATGGAAGCTACAGGCCATTACAGTGGTTTGCTGGCTTATACATTATGTCATGAAGGATATCAGGTTTCTGTCATCAATCCTAAACAAGCTTCTTATTTTGCTAAGATGCAGTTGAGCATCACCAAAACAGATGTGCAAGATGCTAAGATGCTATCTTGTTACGGACAACTCATAAAGCCTGAACTCTTCAAACCTCACTCAGACGTTCTGTTGAAAATACAGCATAAGCGTGTAGTCATCAGGCAGTTGAAGAAGCAGCAACATGCACTGGAATGCATTGGAAAGGAGCAGCCCTGGCGCTACTGCTCTGATGAACAGGCCGAGCAGGTGTCAAAAGAAGCGCTTCAATTCATCAAAGATAAAATCAAAGAACTAGAAAAGAGCCTGTGCCAACTGGCTCAACGAGAATTCAGCACTTTGATAGAATTGCTTGTTTCTGTAAAAGGTATCGGAAAAAGCATCTCGACTGCTCTGATAACAGCAACAGGTGGTTTTCAATTGTTTGATACACCCAAGCAATTTGCTAAGTTCTTAGGCATTGCCCCTTGCCATCATCAATCGGGGACCAGTGTCAAGTGGAATCGAGGAATGAACCGTGGAGGTGATCCTCACCTGAGGGCATTATTGTTCATGGGAAGTTGGTCAGCTATTCGTTACAACTCATCCTGTAAAGCACTCTACCAGCGGCTTAGAGCAGCAGGAAAACCTGGCTATGTCGCACTCATTGCCGTTTGTAATAAACTCATCCGACAGATATTTGCCGTAGTGAAAAGCAGTAAAAAATATATTGACAACTATGAAGAAAAGCAAAGTCCCTCAAATAAAAAAATACAGAACAACCTTGCTTTTTAA
- the katG gene encoding catalase/peroxidase HPI yields the protein MKENTNPTSSEGTHKSWEVNESSKCPFLGGALDFTAGSGTSNRDWWPNQLRLNILRQHSSLSNPMGENFNYAEEFKKLDLKAVKQDLYEVLTTSQDWWPADYGHYGPFIIRMAWHSAGTYRIADGRGGGGSGSQRFAPLNSWPDNANLDKARLLLWPVKQKYGKKISWADLMILAGNCALESMGFETFGFAGGREDVWEPEEDIYWGSEGEWLGNKERYSEDHKLENPLGAAHMGLIYVNPEGPNGNPDPIGAARDIRETFGRMAMNDYETVALIAGGHTFGKTHGAADPVEYVGAEPEGASIEEMGLGWKNTFGTGNAGDTITSGLEGAWTTTPTKWSNNFFENLFGFEWELSKSPAGAHQWKPKDGAGAGTVPDAHDPSKSHAPFMLTTDIALKADPAYEKISRHFFENPDEFADAFARAWFKLTHRDMGPKSRYLGPEVPEEDLIWQDPVPAVTHELINEQDIAHLKSKLLNSGLTISQLVSTAWASASTYRDSDKRGGANGARIRLAPQKDWEVNNPAQLTKVLETFEGIQNEFNSAQSGNKQVSLADLIVLGGSAGIEQAAKNAGHEVAVPFAAGRTDASQELTDAEAFDPLEPNADGFRNYSKAHPSISASVEEMLVDKAQLMSLTPPEMTVLVGGMRVLNANYNQSQHGVFTKSPEALTNDFFVNLLDMRTTWKATSDAQTEFEGRDRATGEVKWTGTRVDLIFGSNSELRALAEVYGCGDSQEKFLKDFVAAWTKVMNLDRYDLV from the coding sequence ATGAAAGAAAACACAAATCCTACTTCATCAGAAGGAACCCACAAGAGTTGGGAAGTAAACGAGTCTAGTAAATGCCCATTTTTGGGGGGAGCTTTAGATTTCACCGCTGGTAGCGGTACATCCAACCGTGACTGGTGGCCTAATCAACTGAGACTGAACATCCTCCGCCAACACTCTTCCCTATCCAATCCGATGGGAGAGAACTTCAACTATGCAGAGGAATTTAAGAAACTTGACCTGAAAGCTGTAAAGCAAGACCTCTATGAGGTGTTAACCACTTCTCAGGACTGGTGGCCTGCTGACTATGGTCATTATGGCCCGTTCATCATCCGGATGGCGTGGCACAGCGCAGGGACTTACCGCATCGCCGACGGCCGTGGTGGCGGTGGCTCGGGCTCACAACGCTTTGCACCACTCAACAGCTGGCCTGACAATGCAAACCTAGACAAGGCACGCCTGCTACTCTGGCCGGTAAAACAGAAATACGGCAAGAAAATTTCTTGGGCTGACCTGATGATCCTTGCTGGTAATTGCGCCCTGGAATCAATGGGCTTCGAGACATTCGGATTTGCTGGCGGACGTGAGGATGTATGGGAGCCAGAAGAAGATATCTACTGGGGGTCAGAAGGGGAATGGTTAGGAAACAAGGAACGTTATTCGGAGGATCATAAGCTGGAAAACCCTCTTGGTGCTGCGCATATGGGGCTTATCTATGTTAATCCTGAGGGGCCTAATGGTAATCCTGACCCAATCGGAGCAGCCCGCGACATCCGCGAGACTTTTGGCCGCATGGCGATGAATGATTATGAGACCGTAGCCCTTATTGCTGGTGGCCATACCTTTGGCAAAACCCATGGTGCCGCTGATCCTGTTGAGTACGTGGGTGCAGAACCTGAAGGCGCAAGCATAGAAGAGATGGGCCTTGGCTGGAAAAACACTTTCGGTACAGGTAACGCCGGTGACACGATTACCAGTGGCTTGGAAGGTGCATGGACCACTACGCCTACCAAGTGGAGCAATAACTTCTTCGAGAACCTCTTCGGCTTTGAATGGGAACTTTCAAAAAGCCCTGCCGGTGCACATCAGTGGAAACCGAAGGATGGTGCAGGTGCAGGCACAGTACCGGATGCACACGACCCTTCAAAGAGCCATGCGCCCTTTATGCTTACCACCGACATCGCCCTGAAGGCAGATCCTGCGTATGAAAAAATTTCCCGGCACTTCTTTGAGAATCCGGATGAGTTTGCAGATGCATTCGCCCGGGCCTGGTTTAAGCTGACACACCGCGATATGGGTCCTAAATCCCGTTATCTTGGTCCGGAGGTTCCGGAGGAAGATCTGATCTGGCAAGATCCTGTTCCAGCGGTTACGCATGAGTTAATTAACGAACAGGACATCGCTCATCTAAAGAGTAAATTACTGAATTCAGGACTGACCATTTCCCAATTGGTATCTACCGCCTGGGCGTCAGCATCTACCTACCGCGACTCCGACAAGCGTGGTGGTGCCAATGGTGCACGTATTCGCCTTGCACCGCAGAAAGACTGGGAAGTGAACAATCCTGCCCAATTGACAAAAGTCCTGGAAACCTTTGAAGGTATACAAAATGAGTTTAATAGTGCTCAGTCTGGCAACAAGCAGGTTTCACTGGCTGACTTGATCGTGCTGGGTGGAAGCGCAGGCATTGAGCAGGCGGCGAAGAATGCCGGTCATGAGGTGGCAGTACCTTTCGCTGCAGGAAGAACCGATGCTTCGCAGGAACTGACTGATGCTGAAGCATTTGATCCCCTTGAGCCGAATGCAGACGGATTCCGCAACTACTCTAAAGCTCATCCTTCTATATCGGCCTCCGTAGAGGAGATGCTGGTGGACAAGGCGCAGTTGATGTCGCTTACTCCGCCTGAGATGACGGTACTGGTGGGTGGTATGCGTGTTCTTAACGCCAACTACAATCAGTCACAACATGGCGTATTTACCAAAAGTCCTGAGGCACTCACCAACGACTTTTTTGTGAACCTGCTGGATATGCGCACAACCTGGAAGGCGACTTCTGATGCCCAGACTGAATTTGAAGGGCGTGATCGTGCCACCGGCGAAGTCAAATGGACTGGTACCCGTGTCGACCTCATTTTCGGATCTAACTCAGAGCTAAGAGCACTTGCTGAAGTTTACGGATGTGGAGATTCACAGGAGAAGTTCTTAAAAGACTTTGTGGCAGCCTGGACCAAGGTAATGAACCTTGACCGCTACGATCTGGTATAA